From a region of the Aeoliella mucimassa genome:
- a CDS encoding FHA domain-containing protein: MQYRLSADNRLNGLEERDWSLHLPATLGREPNNDVMINHHSISRYHCELHLDGEGSLEVHDLNSMNGTYVNDEKVSRSVLMTGDRLQLGAVVLRVEYVSDTDVGKLRPRPTAPRQNVNSTVPMRTSDLPRSNPSPQKKWWQLW; this comes from the coding sequence ATGCAATACAGATTGTCTGCCGATAACCGACTGAACGGGCTGGAGGAAAGGGATTGGTCGTTGCACTTGCCGGCCACCCTGGGGCGGGAACCCAACAACGACGTGATGATCAACCACCATTCGATCAGCCGCTACCATTGCGAGTTGCATCTCGATGGCGAAGGGTCGTTGGAGGTGCACGATCTGAATTCGATGAATGGCACCTACGTGAACGACGAGAAGGTGAGCCGCTCGGTACTGATGACCGGCGACCGGCTACAGCTAGGGGCCGTGGTGCTGCGGGTGGAATATGTCTCCGACACCGATGTCGGCAAGCTGAGACCGAGGCCGACGGCACCCCGTCAAAACGTGAACTCCACCGTGCCGATGAGAACCTCCGATCTCCCGCGATCGAATCCATCACCGCAGAAGAAGTGGTGGCAGCTTTGGTAG
- a CDS encoding transposase — MNERGDRMTKFQWQLGFAAFTVSVSQREVVSHYIRSQQEHHRRRSFQEEFMELLKRHEIDYDPRYVFEQEHVG, encoded by the coding sequence ATGAACGAGCGCGGCGATCGGATGACCAAGTTCCAGTGGCAACTGGGTTTCGCCGCATTTACCGTCAGCGTTTCGCAGCGGGAGGTTGTGAGTCACTACATCCGCAGTCAACAAGAGCATCATCGCCGGCGGAGCTTTCAGGAAGAGTTCATGGAGTTGCTCAAGCGGCACGAAATTGACTACGACCCGCGCTACGTGTTCGAGCAGGAGCACGTTGGATAA